From the Devosia sp. FJ2-5-3 genome, the window AAGCACGCTTGCGGTTGCAAGGCATGGAAACCCTGCCGCGGCTCTGGTAAACACCCCCCATGACCGACACGCAGTTTGCCCCCAAAAAGCTGTTCATCAAGACCTATGGTTGCCAGATGAACGTCTATGACAGTGATCGCATGGCCGATGCACTGGCCCCCCACGGCTATAGCCCTACCCAGGACATGGCCGAGGCCGATCTCATTTTGTTAAATACCTGCCATATTCGGGAAAAAGCCAGCGAAAAGGTCTTTTCCGAGCTCGGGCGGCTCAAGGAAATCCAGACCGACAGGCGCGCCACGGGCGGCGATCTGATGATCGGCGTAGCTGGGTGCGTCGCCCAGGCGGAGGGCGAGGAAATCGCTCGCCGGGCGCCCATGGTAGATATGGTGTTCGGCCCGCAGGCCTATCACCGCCTGCCCGAAATGCTGGCCAAGGCCGAAAGCCAGCGGCACATGCACCCCAGCCTCAAGCGGGCCGTCGTCGATACGGATTTCCCCGAGGAAGACAAGTTCGCCCACCTGCCGGCCGCTCGCAAAGAAGTGACCATCAGCCGGGGGCTGACGGCTTTCCTCACCGTGCAGGAAGGGTGCGACAAGTTCTGCTCGTTCTGCGTGGTGCCCTATACGCGCGGCGCCGAAGTCAGCCGGCCAGTGGCACAGGTCCTGGAAGAAGCACGCCGCCTCGCCGATGCCGGGGTCAAGGAAATCACGCTGCTCGGCCAGAACGTCAATGCCTATCATGGCGAAGATGCCGGGCGGGCCGTGGGCCTTGGTGAGCTGGCCTATCGCCTCGCCGAAATTCCCGGGCTTGAACGGCTGCGCTACACGACCAGCCATCCCCGCGATATGGACGACGCGCTGATCGCGGCGCATCGCGACCTCGATTTCCTGATGCCCTATCTCCACCTGCCGGTGCAGTCGGGGTCGGACGCCATTTTGAAGGCGATGAACCGCAAGCATACCGCCGCCGAATATCTGGCGCTGATCGACAGGATCAAGACAGCGCGGCCCGACATGGCGCTTTCGGGCGATTTCATCGTCGGTTTTCCGGGCGAAACCGACCAGGATTTCGAGGACACACTCTCGATCATCCGCGCGGTTGGCTATGCCTCGGCCTATTCGTTCAAATATTCGACGCGACCGGGCACGCCGGGCGCTTCGCTGGGCAACCAGGTCGCCGAAGAGGTGAAGGCGGAGCGCCTGGCGCGGCTGCAAGCGCTGGTGACGAGCCAGACCAATGATTTCCACGCCTCGATGGTGGGCCGGACCCTGCCGGTGCTGATCGAACGGGTGGGACGCATGCCGGGGCAGGTGGGCGGACGCTCGCCCTATCTCCAGGCCGTGCATCTCGAGGGGAGCACCGATCTCATCGGCGCCATTCATCAGGTGGAAATCACCGGGGTGATGACCAATTCCCTCACCGGGCGGCTCGCCCAGGCTGTCGCGGCCTAGGCGGGCAAAGAATGGCGCGGGGTCCGGTCGAGATTGGTGGAGCGCAGGCCCGCGCCATCTGGATGCGGGCCCAGCGCCTTGACGAGGCAAGTCCATTCGGCAGCGGCCCGCAGGCTGCTGCCGACGCCATTTCCCATCTGGGCTATGTGCAGATTGACACGATCAATGTGATCGAGCGCTGCCATCATCATATCCTTTATTCGCGCATTCCCGACTATGACCGGGGCGATCTGGCCCATCTGCAGTCGGGCGAAAAATCGATCTTCGAATATTGGACCCATGCGCTGAGCTATGTGCCGGCGGCTGACTTTCCGTTTTTCGTGCCGCTGATGCAGCATTATCGGGCCAATCCGAGCCGCTGGTTCGGGTCGGTGACCACGGATGAGGTCCGCGCCATGGTACGCCGGCTCAAGACCGAGGGCCCTCTCTCGATCCGCGATATCGACGACGATGAACTGGTGGACAAGAACCATTCCTGGGCCAGCCGCAAGCCGTCCAAGCGGGTCTTGCAGCTGATGTTCTTCCAGGGGCTGGTCGCCATTTCCCGACGCGAGGGCATGCTCAAGACCTATGATCTGGTCGAGCGCCATTTCGGCTGGGCCAGAAGCCCGCGGCCAGCCACGGAGCGACAGGGGATTGCCTATCTTCTCGACCGGGCGCTGCGCAGCCAGGGGATCGTCAGCCTCGATTCCATCTGCCATCTCAATGCGCCGGCCAAGAAGGCGGTGCTGGACCTTATCGAGGCGCGGGTGAAGCGGCGGCAATTGGTGGAAGTTCTGGTCGAGGGCGCGGGCAAAATTCGGCATTGGGCGACGCCAGAGGGGCTGGAGCAGATTGCCCAGCCACCGACGGGGCGCGTGCATATTCTGTCGCCCTTCGATCCGCTGATCATCCAGCGCAAGCGACTCAGCCTGTTTTTCGGCTATGAGCATCTGTTCGAGGCTTATGTGCCGGCCGCAAAACGAAAATTCGGCTATTTTGCCCTGCCGGTGCTGGTCGACGACCGCGTGGTTGCCGCCATCGATCTCAAGACCGACCGCCGCGCGGGCAAACTGCTGGTGCAGAACTGGACCTGGCTCGAACAGATCGGTGCCGAGGAGCAGGCGCGGATCACGGCCGAACTCGGCCGCTTCGAGCGCTTTCAGCTCGCCACCACCGCCTAGCCGTCAGGGTCTTGGGCGCGGCGTCAGGCCGAAAAGGAACAGATGTTCGAGATAGCGGGCGGCGTCCTCGAAACGCCCTTCGCCGCCGCGGCCCTTGCCAAGAACCGCCCGCACCTGGACGTCGAAATCGGCATAATGCTGGGTGGTGGCCCAGATCGAAAAGATCAGGTGATAGGGGTCGGCGCGGGCGAGCTTGCCCTCGTCCATCCAGCCGAGCAGGATTTTTGCCTTTTCATCGACTAGGTTTTTGAGGTCCACCTCGATCATGTCGATGATGTGGGGGGCGCCGCGCAGCATTTCATTGGCAAAGAGCCGGCTTTCGCGCGGAAAATCGCGCGCCATTTCGAGCTTGCGGCGGATGTAGGAACGGATTTCCGAAAAGGGGTCGCCATCGGCGCGCATCTCTTCGAGCGGGGCCAGCCAGGTGACGAGAAGCTCGCTCATCAGGCGGCGGTGGATCTCCTCCTTCTTGGGAAAATAATAGAGCAAATTGGGTTTGCTCATCCCCGCCATCTCGGCGATCTGGTCGATGGTGGCGCCGCGAAAGCCATGCATTGAAAACACATCCAGCGCCGCCTCCAGGATGGCGTCCTGCTTTTCGCGCTGGATGCGCGTAATTGGCCGCGCCTTTGCCGGCGACTGGGTGGCCGCCTTGGCGTCGGCTTTGTGCGCCCGCCTGGCGGGAGCGTGAGGAGGCTCGACCGATTTCAGCTTTCTGGGTGCCATTTTCGTCTTGCGGGAAAGAACAGGAGTGCTAACATTTTTCCAACTGGTCAAAAATCTGGGCTTCGACTTCAACTGTCAAGCGCCCGCGAATAATGATCGGATAAAAGGGCAGTCAAATAGGGAGCGAACTGTCGTGTCCACCAATAATGCCGTCGTGCCGAACGATCTCAGCGCGTTCTGGATGCCGTTTACGGCCAACCGGCAGTTCAAGAAATCGCCGCGCATGTTCGTGGCGGCCAAGGACATGCACTACACCACCAGCGATGGCCGCCAGGTGCTCGACGGCACGGCGGGCCTCTGGTGCGTCAATGCCGGCCATGCGCGCCCAAAAATCGTCGAGGCCATCGCCAAGCAGGCCGCAGAACTCGATTATGCGCCCGCTTTCCAGATGGGCCACCCCAAGGCGTTCGAACTGGCCAATCGGCTGGTGGACCTGACGCCCGATGGGCTCGACCATGTGCTGTTCACCAATTCGGGTTCGGAATCGGTCGAGACGGCGCTCAAGGTGGCGCTGGCCTATCAGAAGGTGATCGGGCAGGGCGCGCGCAGCCGGCTGATCGGGCGCGAACGCGGCTATCACGGGGTCAATTTCGGCGGCATTTCGGTGGGCGGCATTGTCACCAACCGCAAAATGTTCGGCACGCTGCTTACCGGCGTCGACCATCTGCCGCATACGCATAACCTCGCCAAGAACGCGTTTTCGCGCGGCGTGCCCGAGAATGGTGTTGATCTCGCCGACGAGTTGGAGCGTATCGTAACGCTGCATGACGCCTCGACCATTGCCGCGGTGATCGTCGAGCCGGTGGCAGGATCGACCGGCGTGCTCATTCCGCCCCCGGGCTATCTGCAGCGCCTGCGCGACATCACTAAAAAGCACGGCATCCTGCTGATCTTTGACGAGGTGATCACGGGCTATGGGCGTCTCGGAACGCCATTTGGCGCCGATTATTTTGGCGTGACCCCGGACATTCTGGTGACGGCCAAGGGGCTGACCAATGGTGTCATTCCCATGGGCGCGGTGATGGTTTCGAAAGAGATTCACGACGCCTTCATGCAGGGGCCGGAGCACCTCATCGAGTTCTTCCACGGCTACACCTATTCGGGCAATCCTATCGCCTCGGCGGCGGGTCTCGCCACGCTCGAGACCTATAAGGACGAGGGGCTGCTCACGCGCGGCGCCGACCTTGCAAAAGTCTGGGAAGACGGGCTGCACAGCCTCAAGGGGCTGCCGCATGTCATCGATATCCGCAATATCGGGCTGGTCGGCGCCATTGAGCTGCAACCCATTGATGGCCAGCCGACCAAGCGCGCCTTCGCGGCCTTCCTCAAGGCCTATGAAGAGGGCGTTCTCATCCGGACTACGGGCGATATCATTGCCCTTTCGCCGCCCCTGATCGTGTCGGAAAGCCAGATCGACCAGATCATTTCGACGCTCGCGGGCATCCTCAAGACGCTTGAATAGAATGGAATGAACATTCTATATGCTACATTATAGAATTTTTATTCCCGCACTGGAGGGGATGTCCTGATGCAGATCATTGAGAATGCCGTCGGTGGCAAGCGCTACGTGTCTAGCTCGACGCGCCGCGTGCCGGTCTTTAACCCCGCAACGGGCGAACAGCGCGCAGAACTGCCCCTGTCGACCATGGAGGAGCTCAACGAAGCCGTTGCCTCGGCGGTCAAGGCGCAGGTCGCCTGGGGCAATACCCCGCCGATGAAGCGCGCCCGCGTCATGTTCAAGTTCAAGGCGCTGCTGGATCAATATGCCGATGATCTCGCCCGCGAGATTTCAAAGGAACATGGCAAGGTGCATGACGATGCCCTGGGCGAGGTTGCCCGCGGCATCGACTGCGTGGATTTTGCCTGTGGTATTCCGCACCTCTTGAAGGGCGAATATTCGCGCAATGTGGGCCCGGCGATCGACACCTATTCGGATCGCCAGCCACTGGGCGTGGTGGCCGGGGTGACCCCGTTCAACTTCCCGGCCATGGTGCCAATGTGGATGTATCCGGCGGCCATCGCCTGCGGCAATGCCTTCATTTTGAAGCCTTCCGAGCGCGACCCGTCTGCGCCGATGCTGGCCTGGAACCTCTTCATGGAAGCCGGGTTGCCGGAAGGCATTTTGCAGGTGATCCATGGCGACAAGGAAATGGTCGACGGGATTTTGGACCATCCCGACATCAAGGCGGTGAGCTTTGTCGGCTCGACGCCGATCGCTGAATATGTCTACCAGCGCGGCACCAAGGCTGGAAAACGCGTGCAGGCGCTGGGCGGCGCCAAGAACCACATGATCATCATGCCGGATGCCGATCTCGACCAGGCGGCCGATGCGCTGATGGGGGCGGGCTATGGCTCGGCCGGTGAACGCTGCATGGCCATTTCCGTGGCCGTGCCGGTGGGCAAGGGAACCGCCGATGCGCTGATCGAAAAGCTCAAGCCGCGCGTGGAAAGCCTCAAAATCGGGCCGGCCACCGACAAGGACGCCGAAATGGGTCCGGTGGTCACAAAGATGCACCGCGACAAGATTCTCGGGTATATCGACGCGGGCGAGAAGGACGGCGCCAAGCTCGTCGTCGACGGCCGCGGGTTCAAGCTGCAGGGCTATGAGAACGGCTATTATGTCGGCGGCACGCTGTTCGACAATGTCGAGCCACATATGTCGATCTACAAGGACGAGATCTTTGGGCCTGTGCTGTCCGTGGTGCGCCGCGACAGTTTCCAGGATGCGGTCGATCTGATCCACGGGCATGAATATGCCAATGGGACGGCGATCTTTACTCGCGATGGCGATGCGGCGCGTGAGTTCGCTGATAAAATTGAAGTGGGCATGGTGGGCATCAACGTGCCGATCCCGGTGCCAGTGGCCTATCACTCCTTCGGCGGCTGGAAGCGCTCGCTGTTTGGCGATCACTCCATCTATGGGCCCGAAGGCATCCACTTCTATACAAGGCTCAAGACCGTCACCACCCGCTGGCCCGCAGGGATCAAGGGTGGCGCGGAGTTTTCGTTCCCGAGCGTGAAGTAGGGTCAGATGCAACTTGCTCTCACCAGCATCGCTCCCCTCACCCCAGCCCTCTCCCCGGAGGGGCGAGCGGGCGATGGGGGCACTGCTGGTGAAAGAGCCGATGCCGTTCTGTCGGCTCTTGCGTCCCCTCGCCCCTCTGGGGAGAGGGACAGGGCGAGGGGAACGAAGGCGCAGCCTGCACAGGTCAAGATAGCGCGAACGCTGCGCCAGAAGATGACCGACGCAGAGGGCCGACTATGGCACCATCTCAGGGATCGCCGCCTTCTGGGCTTCAAGTTTGTTCGCCAATACCCAATTGCGCCATATTACGCCGACTTTGCCTGCCGTGAGGCGATGCTGGTCATTGAAGCCGACGGCGGGCAGCATGGCGGCGCCTATGATGTGCAACGCGATGCTGCCATCAAAGCGGCCGGTTACACGGTCCTGCGTTTCTGGAATAACGACATTCTCAGCAACACCGATGGTGTGCTTGAATTGATCCACAAAACCCTCGCCTTCTGCGTCCCCTCGCCCCTCCGGGGAGAGGGACAGGGTGAGGGGTCTATCCTATCGACCCGAACTCACGAGTAAGTACCAATGACCTCTCCCGGTGAAAACCTTCGTATCAATGGTGATCGGCTCTGGGAGAGCCTGATGGATATGGCCAAGGTGGGGCCGGGGATTGCCGGGGGCAATAATCGGCAGACGCTGACCGATGCCGACAAGGAAGGGCGGGAGCTCTTTCAGCGCTGGTGCGAAGAGGCGGGGCTCACCATGGGCGTCGACAAGATGGGCACCATGTTCATGACGCGGCCCGGCACCGATCCCGATGCACTGCCGGTCTATATCGGCAGCCATCTCGACACCCAGCCGACCGGCGGAAAATATGACGGCGTGCTCGGTGTGCTGGCCGGGCTCGAAGTCGTGCGCTCGATGAATGATCTCGGGATCAAGACCAAGCACCCCATCGTCGTCACCAACTGGACCAATGAGGAAGGCGCGCGCTTTGCCCCGGCCATGGTGGCGTCAGGCGTTTTTGCCGGGGTGCATAGCCTCGACTATGCCTATGGCCGCAAGGACATGGACGGCAAGCGCTTTGGCGACGAGCTCGAGCGCATTGGCTGGGTCGGTGACGAAGAGGTCGGCGCGCGAAAAATGCACGCCTATTTCGAGTATCACATCGAGCAGGGGCCGATTCTTGAGGCCGAAGACAAGCAGATCGGCGTCGTCACCCATTGCCAGGGCCTGTGGTGGCTCGAATTTACCCTGACGGGCAAGGAAGCCCATACCGGCTCGACCCCGATGAATATGCGCGTCAATGCCGGGCTGGCGATGGCGCGGATTTTTGAGGCGGTGCAGGACATCGCCATGTCGGAGCAGCCCGGCGCGGTGGCTGGCACCGGCCAGGTGAAATTCTCGCCCAATTCGCGAAACGTGCTGCCGGGCACGGTGGTGTTCACCGTCGACCTCCGCACCCCGAGCCAGGAAAAACTCGACCGCATGCGCGCCAAGATCGAACAGCGCGCCGCCGAAATCTGCGCCGAAATGGGGGTTGGCTGCTCGGTTGAGGCGGTGGGGCATTTTGATCCCGTCACTTTTGATCCGACGCTGGTGGAGCGGGTCCGCTCGGCGGCCGAAAAGCTCGGCTATAGCCACATGAACATCATCTCGGGCGCGGGGCACGACGCCTGCTGGGCAGCGAAGGTCGCGCCGACAACCATGATCATGTGCCCCTGCGTGGGCGGGCTCAGCCACAATGAGGCCGAGGATATTTCGATGGAATGGGCCGCCGCCGGTTGCGACGTGCTGTTCCATGCCGTGGTGGAAACCGCGGAGATCGTGGAGTGAGGTTTTTGGCGCCCCATAAGGCCCAGCCAAAGGCGCCCTCGACAGGACTTCGCTTTGCGAAGGCCGACCTCGTCCCCTGGGGGCGAGGGCAAGAAGGAGCCGCATCGACTTAGAAAACAAAAAGGACCCGCCGATCAGCGCTGAGGGGTGCGTGGCGGGCCTTTGAGGACTGCAAGGGAACGAAGAATGAGCAAGATTATCAAGGGCGGCACGGTCGTCACGGCGGACCTAACCTATAAGGCCGATGTGAAGATCGAGGGGGACGTCATCGTCGAGATCGGCCAGAACCTGTCTGGCGACGAAGTGCTTGATGCGACCGGATGCTATGTCATGCCGGGCGGCATCGATCCGCATACCCATCTCGAAATGCCCTTCATGGGCACGTATTCGGCCGACGATTTTGAAAGCGGGACCCGCGCGGGCCTGGCTGGTGGCACCACGATGGTGGTCGATTTCTGCCTGCCCAACCCGAACCAGAGCCTCCTCGAGGCGCTGCAGATGTGGGACAACAAGACCGGCAAGGCCTCGGCCGACTATTCCTTCCACATGGCGGTGACCTGGTGGGGCGAGCAGGTGTTCAATGAAATGGCCGAGGTGGTCGATCGCGGCATCACCTCGTTCAAGCACTTCATGGCCTATAAGGGCTCTCTGATGGTGAACGACGACGAGATGTTCGCCTCGTTCCAGCGCTGCGCCGATCTCGGCGCGCTGCC encodes:
- a CDS encoding crosslink repair DNA glycosylase YcaQ family protein, with amino-acid sequence MARGPVEIGGAQARAIWMRAQRLDEASPFGSGPQAAADAISHLGYVQIDTINVIERCHHHILYSRIPDYDRGDLAHLQSGEKSIFEYWTHALSYVPAADFPFFVPLMQHYRANPSRWFGSVTTDEVRAMVRRLKTEGPLSIRDIDDDELVDKNHSWASRKPSKRVLQLMFFQGLVAISRREGMLKTYDLVERHFGWARSPRPATERQGIAYLLDRALRSQGIVSLDSICHLNAPAKKAVLDLIEARVKRRQLVEVLVEGAGKIRHWATPEGLEQIAQPPTGRVHILSPFDPLIIQRKRLSLFFGYEHLFEAYVPAAKRKFGYFALPVLVDDRVVAAIDLKTDRRAGKLLVQNWTWLEQIGAEEQARITAELGRFERFQLATTA
- the miaB gene encoding tRNA (N6-isopentenyl adenosine(37)-C2)-methylthiotransferase MiaB; translated protein: MTDTQFAPKKLFIKTYGCQMNVYDSDRMADALAPHGYSPTQDMAEADLILLNTCHIREKASEKVFSELGRLKEIQTDRRATGGDLMIGVAGCVAQAEGEEIARRAPMVDMVFGPQAYHRLPEMLAKAESQRHMHPSLKRAVVDTDFPEEDKFAHLPAARKEVTISRGLTAFLTVQEGCDKFCSFCVVPYTRGAEVSRPVAQVLEEARRLADAGVKEITLLGQNVNAYHGEDAGRAVGLGELAYRLAEIPGLERLRYTTSHPRDMDDALIAAHRDLDFLMPYLHLPVQSGSDAILKAMNRKHTAAEYLALIDRIKTARPDMALSGDFIVGFPGETDQDFEDTLSIIRAVGYASAYSFKYSTRPGTPGASLGNQVAEEVKAERLARLQALVTSQTNDFHASMVGRTLPVLIERVGRMPGQVGGRSPYLQAVHLEGSTDLIGAIHQVEITGVMTNSLTGRLAQAVAA
- a CDS encoding Zn-dependent hydrolase — its product is MTSPGENLRINGDRLWESLMDMAKVGPGIAGGNNRQTLTDADKEGRELFQRWCEEAGLTMGVDKMGTMFMTRPGTDPDALPVYIGSHLDTQPTGGKYDGVLGVLAGLEVVRSMNDLGIKTKHPIVVTNWTNEEGARFAPAMVASGVFAGVHSLDYAYGRKDMDGKRFGDELERIGWVGDEEVGARKMHAYFEYHIEQGPILEAEDKQIGVVTHCQGLWWLEFTLTGKEAHTGSTPMNMRVNAGLAMARIFEAVQDIAMSEQPGAVAGTGQVKFSPNSRNVLPGTVVFTVDLRTPSQEKLDRMRAKIEQRAAEICAEMGVGCSVEAVGHFDPVTFDPTLVERVRSAAEKLGYSHMNIISGAGHDACWAAKVAPTTMIMCPCVGGLSHNEAEDISMEWAAAGCDVLFHAVVETAEIVE
- a CDS encoding TetR family transcriptional regulator C-terminal domain-containing protein; the protein is MAPRKLKSVEPPHAPARRAHKADAKAATQSPAKARPITRIQREKQDAILEAALDVFSMHGFRGATIDQIAEMAGMSKPNLLYYFPKKEEIHRRLMSELLVTWLAPLEEMRADGDPFSEIRSYIRRKLEMARDFPRESRLFANEMLRGAPHIIDMIEVDLKNLVDEKAKILLGWMDEGKLARADPYHLIFSIWATTQHYADFDVQVRAVLGKGRGGEGRFEDAARYLEHLFLFGLTPRPRP
- a CDS encoding aspartate aminotransferase family protein, which translates into the protein MPFTANRQFKKSPRMFVAAKDMHYTTSDGRQVLDGTAGLWCVNAGHARPKIVEAIAKQAAELDYAPAFQMGHPKAFELANRLVDLTPDGLDHVLFTNSGSESVETALKVALAYQKVIGQGARSRLIGRERGYHGVNFGGISVGGIVTNRKMFGTLLTGVDHLPHTHNLAKNAFSRGVPENGVDLADELERIVTLHDASTIAAVIVEPVAGSTGVLIPPPGYLQRLRDITKKHGILLIFDEVITGYGRLGTPFGADYFGVTPDILVTAKGLTNGVIPMGAVMVSKEIHDAFMQGPEHLIEFFHGYTYSGNPIASAAGLATLETYKDEGLLTRGADLAKVWEDGLHSLKGLPHVIDIRNIGLVGAIELQPIDGQPTKRAFAAFLKAYEEGVLIRTTGDIIALSPPLIVSESQIDQIISTLAGILKTLE
- a CDS encoding DUF559 domain-containing protein, with product MTDAEGRLWHHLRDRRLLGFKFVRQYPIAPYYADFACREAMLVIEADGGQHGGAYDVQRDAAIKAAGYTVLRFWNNDILSNTDGVLELIHKTLAFCVPSPLRGEGQGEGSILSTRTHE
- a CDS encoding CoA-acylating methylmalonate-semialdehyde dehydrogenase, with product MQIIENAVGGKRYVSSSTRRVPVFNPATGEQRAELPLSTMEELNEAVASAVKAQVAWGNTPPMKRARVMFKFKALLDQYADDLAREISKEHGKVHDDALGEVARGIDCVDFACGIPHLLKGEYSRNVGPAIDTYSDRQPLGVVAGVTPFNFPAMVPMWMYPAAIACGNAFILKPSERDPSAPMLAWNLFMEAGLPEGILQVIHGDKEMVDGILDHPDIKAVSFVGSTPIAEYVYQRGTKAGKRVQALGGAKNHMIIMPDADLDQAADALMGAGYGSAGERCMAISVAVPVGKGTADALIEKLKPRVESLKIGPATDKDAEMGPVVTKMHRDKILGYIDAGEKDGAKLVVDGRGFKLQGYENGYYVGGTLFDNVEPHMSIYKDEIFGPVLSVVRRDSFQDAVDLIHGHEYANGTAIFTRDGDAAREFADKIEVGMVGINVPIPVPVAYHSFGGWKRSLFGDHSIYGPEGIHFYTRLKTVTTRWPAGIKGGAEFSFPSVK